Proteins encoded within one genomic window of Actinoplanes octamycinicus:
- a CDS encoding nuclear transport factor 2 family protein, producing the protein MDIVTEVLAAAGRDDRPALIQLLHPYLHWTEGGRTLRGRTNVFARLAAGPPPEPAASYELRDGQIYRWTAP; encoded by the coding sequence GTGGACATCGTCACCGAAGTGCTGGCGGCGGCGGGCCGGGATGACCGGCCGGCCCTGATCCAGCTCCTGCATCCCTATCTGCACTGGACCGAGGGCGGTCGCACACTGCGCGGCCGCACCAACGTCTTCGCCCGCCTGGCCGCCGGCCCGCCACCCGAGCCGGCCGCCTCCTATGAGTTGCGGGACGGGCAGATCTACCGCTGGACCGCGCCGTGA